Below is a window of Geomonas oryzisoli DNA.
GAACACGAAGGTGGTTATGCCGAGATAGCCATAAAGGACCGAGTACAGGAGGAAGGCGAAGCTGCGGTCCCGCAGGGCGTAGAGGGCGCTGCAGCTGCAGGCCAGCAGCAGACCGGCAAGATAGGTCGCGCCTGCGGTGCTGGGGCCGACCCCGGCGACCAGGACCGCGAGGAGTACGTTGACACCGAGGTGCAGGTGGACTGGGAGGAAGTGGCGTTTCCAGCCGAGTCGGGCCTGTATCACCCCCGCCCCCACCACCAGAACCCCGAAGAAGAGGGCGTTGTCGCGCAGGCCACCATCCCAGGGCCTCGCGCCGAGCAGGCTCGTCTTGACGCCGAGCCAGGCGCCGAGGGTGGAGAGGGCCAGCGAGAGGACCAGGCGGTTGTCAAAGTAGTGGGCGCAGAGGAGATAGGTCAGGGCGGAGACCAGCAGCCACCAGTTCCAGTTTTGGGCGAGGAGTTGGTAGCGGAGTTCCAGGTAGCCCTGTAGCGTGCCGAGGAGGAGACAGCCGAGTAGGAGGACGTAGTCGTAGGCCGCGTCGGGCGCCGCGAGCCTTTCCGGAGAGAAGCCGCCGCCGTTGCGCAGGCAGTAGGCAAAACAGGCCAAGCCCCCCAGGACAATGGCCGCGAGCAGGGTCAGGTGGCCGATGGAGGCAAAATGTTTGGCGACAAGCAGGCCGAGTCCGGTAGTCAGAATTAAAATGCCGCCATAGAGGAGCAGCCGCAGTTCCCAGTGCACCGAAAACAGCTCGCGACCGTAGATCCGGCGCAGCAGTGCCGCCTGCTCCCGGCTCAGGATTTCGCTATTCTCAAGATCATTCAGCGCCTCTTGCACCTTGCCTCCCTTCGTTATGTCCCAACCCGCATGCCTGCCGCAGTTGTCTGAAAATCTCCTCGGCGACGGTTCTCCCTTCCACTCCGTCCCCCAAGGTGATGGTTGCGCACCGTCACCTGAAGCGAGTTGCCTAAAAGCCATACGGCGTCCAACGGGGCGCCCGGTTGACCCGCAAGCCGATATTCTTGGGCTGACGGCGTCGAAACCAGTTGGTTGGGGCGTCACTAATTTCCCATATCCAAAGGGAGACCTAGCTTCTCCATGGTGCAATGAGCCAGACCGTTGACAAGGTGTGTAACCGACGTACAGTCGGTTACATGCAACCACAGACGTACAGTTCGACATGGAGGTAAACCATGCGCTTGTCAGTTTCGGGTATTGTCATTACTGTCTTAGCACTGATAGTAGGCGGCTGTGGCAGCAACAACTTTCTCGTGTACAAGGATGGCAGCAACTTTTTCATCACTAGAAACTGCGAGGCGCGGCAACGCCTGCTCTGCGATTCCGGCGATATCGGGCGCATCGTTGCCGGGTCAGCGCTTCCCCAATCGCTGCAAGACCGGATCAAAGAGGCGATATGTGCGTCGGGCGTGACGAAGGCCAGCATGCACGAAATCCTGGCAACAATGACCGAAGAGCAGCTTTCCTCACTCAAACAGTCCTTCCGCGACAACGGCTACGAAATTAACAAACCGATTGATGCGTGAGCGTAATGGCCTGGTGTCCGGGTGATGCCAATGATGTGGCGGATGACGTGCGACCGCAGGGGGTCAGGTCGATTCGCATGTTGAGCACTTTTTCAAACCTTGATCCTGTTTATGATAACTTCCGACCTTCTACAGCAAGGTCTATTCGGCCGGCAGCATATCATACCCAATTAACGTTTTTCAATTTGGAATCCCCTACCATGGAGCCTGGAAACTGACCAGTCACTGAGCGCATGAGGCGGAGGGGAAGCTGGTATCGTATGTACTTATGCCCCCCCCCCAATGCTCATCCCCTCTCGTTCGCCCCCTCTCGTCTCTGAATACGCGTGCGCGCCGCCGGTTTCCTTCAGATCTCACAACTCTTTTGCGAGATGTCATCTCCCGGAAGGGAGATGACACATGTGAGCGGTGATCGCCGACGTTTCACGGTATCAAATGCGGCAGTTTACTTCGAGGCGATGTGACAGGGCTGGTGCAACGCATTCAAAGTAAAGGGAGTGAAGGCTTTCTACCTGCTTTCGGTGCTAGGTGGGGTCGACACGACCCTGCCCACAACCTTCAGCAAGTCAGCCGCAACGTACGGTTTGGAGAGATATGCGCAGAAGCCGTGCTGCTGCCACTCGGCCATGGTCAGGTCGTTGGAATAGCCGCTGGAAACCACCAGCCGCGCCTGCTTGTCTATGGCTAGCAACTGCTCTGCCGCGACTTTCCCGCCGATCCCCCCGCGGATGGTGAGGTCGAGGATGACCGCCGCATACGGAGCCCCTTGCACGACCGCACCGCGGTACCGCTGGACAGCCTCCTCTCCGTTGGAACATGTATCGACCGCGTAGCCGTACTCCCGCAGCACATTCCCGATGTATTCCAGGATCATCTCCTCGTCATCCATTACCAGGATGGAGGCACCGGGGTGGTGAAGAGGCACTTCTTCCGCGACAGGTGGCTGGACGACGGTCCCGCTGCAGGCCTGGAGGTGGATGGTGAAGGTCGCGCCGGCACCAGGGGGCGATGCGACCGAAATGCTGCCGCCGTGCCGGGTGATGATGGAATGGCTCGATGCGAGCCCGAGCCCGGTCCCCCCCACTTTGGTGGTGAAGTAGGGATCGAAGATGTACTTCATGGCATTCTCGTCGATACCTGTGCCTTCATCGGTAAAGCTGATCCTCAGATACTCTCCCGCGGGCAAGCTGCAATCATTCCCGGTGGCGAGGATGACATTTTCCGCTGCCACGGTGAGACTCCCGCCGTCGGGCATGGCCTGCGCCGCATTTATGATGATGTTGTTGAACACCTGGCTCAGCTGCCCCTCGTCGGCCTCGGTGAGCTGCAGGTCGGGTGCGATTTCCAACTGCGCCGTCACCTGTGATCCCCGTAGCGACAGCGAAAGTGATTCTTCCAGCAAGTGCGCCACCTGGACCGGCGATTTGACCGGGTCCCCTTTTTTGGCGAAGGTCAGCAACTGCTTGGACAGCTCGGCTGCGCGCCGACACGCCTTCTCTGCCTGGTTTAGGCACACGAACGCCTTCTGCTCAGGATCGACAAGCAACTCTGCAATGGTGATGTTGCCTACGATCGAGGTGAGTATGTTGTTGAAATCGTGAGCGATCCCGCCGGCCAGGACTCCCAGCGACTCCAGCTTCTGTATTTTCAGCATCTGGTCGTGGATCTGCTCCCGTTCGGTGATGTCGGTCATGATCTCCACGGTGCGCCCGAGGACCAACTGGGTCTTGATGATGACGTGGCGCAGCCTGCCGTCCTTGCAGGTAATCTTCGCTTCGCGCAGCGGCACCGGCGTCCCCCTCTCCTGCGCTTCAGCCAGCGCTTCGCTTCTCCCCCGGGTATAGGTGCGACGGTACTCCGTGTCGGGATAGGCCCGCTCGAACCACTGCTGCAGGGTGGGAATGTCGCCCATTTCGTAGCCGAAGGTCTCCCGGAAGCAGTTGTTCAGGTACTGGACCCTGCCGTCCGGGGTGAACCACCAGACCGCAGCGGGCATGGTATCCATAAGGGTCCGCAGGGTGCGCTCCCCTTCGACGAGGGATGCCTCGGCCCGTCTGCGCTCCTCCAGTTCCCGCTCCAACGTGGTCATCACCATCCAGAACACAAGGGCGCAGGTGATGGCGCTTATGACGAACCCGCTGCTAAGGTCGATGAGCCGGTCGTTGACGGTATGGAAAGGGGTGATCAGCCGTGGCACGAAGTGCTCGACCAGCAGCAGAATACAGTTGTCCGCCAATAGCAGGAAGAACAGGAGAGACCACTTTGCCCCCCTGAAGAAGATCAAGGGGTAGAGGACCGCAGCCAGGAAGTAATAGGCGATGCTCCCCTGGGAGCCGGCGTTCATGAACCAGGCGATGTTCAAGACTACCAGCGTAACCAGGTAAAAGGCCGTGACGCAATGGGTGCCACGACATGAGTGAACGAAAAAAAAGGCTGAGAGGAGTCCGTAGGCGAATATGGTTGCGTTCAGATACGGCGAAAGGTCCTGGATGATGTTGGTGGGAAAGACGATGAAGATGCACAGCAGTGCCATGGTGAGGGTGATGAGCCGGAATAGGCGCACCTCGACGGAGACATCCTGCCCCCTGGTGACATAGACCCAGATCTTTTCGAGGTACGCGTCCACTGTCACCCCCGCAGAATCAGCCTCTGCCCTGTGTCACAGCATGAGACTGACATGATTCTCAAACTCAGTAGCGCAAATCACCTTATATCTGGTTCAGAAGTTACTGTAACAGCTGCTTTCTGTAAAGTCATAGTTGCATAGTAACTAATACCATAAAAACCGCCACGCCTAATCCTCCAGGCAGGATAATAAGGGCTGTAG
It encodes the following:
- a CDS encoding DUF2157 domain-containing protein; its protein translation is MQEALNDLENSEILSREQAALLRRIYGRELFSVHWELRLLLYGGILILTTGLGLLVAKHFASIGHLTLLAAIVLGGLACFAYCLRNGGGFSPERLAAPDAAYDYVLLLGCLLLGTLQGYLELRYQLLAQNWNWWLLVSALTYLLCAHYFDNRLVLSLALSTLGAWLGVKTSLLGARPWDGGLRDNALFFGVLVVGAGVIQARLGWKRHFLPVHLHLGVNVLLAVLVAGVGPSTAGATYLAGLLLACSCSALYALRDRSFAFLLYSVLYGYLGITTFVFNRGHWSSEGIILYFLVSAASLLTALVAVHRRFRSAE
- a CDS encoding hybrid sensor histidine kinase/response regulator, with product MDAYLEKIWVYVTRGQDVSVEVRLFRLITLTMALLCIFIVFPTNIIQDLSPYLNATIFAYGLLSAFFFVHSCRGTHCVTAFYLVTLVVLNIAWFMNAGSQGSIAYYFLAAVLYPLIFFRGAKWSLLFFLLLADNCILLLVEHFVPRLITPFHTVNDRLIDLSSGFVISAITCALVFWMVMTTLERELEERRRAEASLVEGERTLRTLMDTMPAAVWWFTPDGRVQYLNNCFRETFGYEMGDIPTLQQWFERAYPDTEYRRTYTRGRSEALAEAQERGTPVPLREAKITCKDGRLRHVIIKTQLVLGRTVEIMTDITEREQIHDQMLKIQKLESLGVLAGGIAHDFNNILTSIVGNITIAELLVDPEQKAFVCLNQAEKACRRAAELSKQLLTFAKKGDPVKSPVQVAHLLEESLSLSLRGSQVTAQLEIAPDLQLTEADEGQLSQVFNNIIINAAQAMPDGGSLTVAAENVILATGNDCSLPAGEYLRISFTDEGTGIDENAMKYIFDPYFTTKVGGTGLGLASSHSIITRHGGSISVASPPGAGATFTIHLQACSGTVVQPPVAEEVPLHHPGASILVMDDEEMILEYIGNVLREYGYAVDTCSNGEEAVQRYRGAVVQGAPYAAVILDLTIRGGIGGKVAAEQLLAIDKQARLVVSSGYSNDLTMAEWQQHGFCAYLSKPYVAADLLKVVGRVVSTPPSTESR